AGAGAAACTCAACGTTATTGTCAAATTATTTTTTCCCGAGATCATTGCATCGTCATGGCAAGACTCGTAAGGTATGACCGGAATCCAGCCGGGGTCGCCGAACGGACGCAACGCCTGCCGCTTACCGTTATATTTTTTTACAGCTTGAAGGAATGACTATGAAAATGTGTTTTCGCCGGAGTTTTATCGTGTTCGCCCTGCTCGCGCTGTTCGGCTGCGCCAAAAAACTGGACCAAGCCTCGTCAGGCATCGGCACCGGAGAAACCTATTACGCACAGGTATCGTTTCAGTATGAAAAAGGCCGGCATTTGACGACCAATTACCGGCGCGGCATTCTGGTCCCCGTGAATACTCCGGTCCGGCTGGAAGACATCACATCGGACGAGATTTTCGTGGAAATCCTCCCGTCGCATGACAAACTGCGGGTGGTCAACGTGGAAAAGCATACCGGCGACAGCACGGCCCGCGCGTTCGCCAAGCTATTCGGCAAAAACAAGCTGGATCTGTCGCGCTTTTCGAAGCTGGAACAGGAAAACATTCTGGCCGGAAAAGCCGCGAAATCGATGAGCAAGAAAGCGGTGATTGCGGCAATCGGCTATCCGCCGATTACCGAAACGCCGAATTTAAGCATGAATCAGTGGACTTACTGGAGTTCGCGGTTCGACCGGTTTGTCGTCCATTTCGAAAATGACCGGGTGGCGCGGATTCAGGATTAATCGTAGCTGTAATGCTTGCGCAAGGGCTTGACCACTTCCCACTGGCTGTTCAGGCCCGCCGGAAACACCACCAGGTCGCCCGGCAATATCCGCACCGGCTCGCCGCCTTCCGGCGTGACCAGAATCTCGCCTTCCAGAATATACGCGGTTTCGGTTTCGTCGAAGTCGATCGGAAAGCGGGAGACTTCTTTTTCCCAGATTGCCCAATCGGCGACGCCCAATTCTTGCAGGCGTTCTTCGCTGGGGTTGTGTTCAATCGTAATTTGCGGCATGTGAGTTCCGATTATTGAGTAAGGTTATAAGATAAGGAGTATTCCCCTCTTTGAAAAAGAGGGGTTAGGGGAGATTTTAGATAAATCCCCTCGATCCCCCTTTTTCAAAGGGGGAGGTGAAGCGTCGCAAAAAAATTCATCACAGCAGATTTGCGGCATTCTGGTCAATAATTCCGCTGTACTGAAAACTTCGCCAGTTGAATCAGGGCGTCTTTGTAGTCGGATTCGGACAACACATCCAGCGCTTCGATCGCTTTTTCGGCTTCTTCGTCGGCGCGCTTTTCGGTATATGCGATCGCCTGCGTGCGCTGTACGACCGCGTAGACTTCGTTGAACAATTCGCGCTTGCCGTTCCGGATCGCATCGATCACGATTTTCGCATCGCTTTCGCTGCCGTTCTGAATCGCATGGATCAATGGCAAGGTCGGCTTGCCTTCGGCCAGGTCGTCGCCCAGATTCTTGCCGAGTTCGTCCTGGTTGGCCTTGTAATCGAGCGCGTCGTCGATCAACTGAAACGCAATGCCCAAATGCTGGCCGTATTTCGCGAGCCCTTCCTCGGTTGCAGGAGAAGCCCCCGAAATCACCGCCCCGAGGCGGGTCGCCGCACTGAACAAGATCGCTGTCTTGCGGGAGATCACTTCGAGGTATTTGGTTTCGGTCGTTTCGGGATTATTACAGTTCAGCAACTGCAACACCTCGCCTTCCGCAATCAGCGTGGTGGTTTTCGAGAGAATTTCCATCACCCGCATGTTGCCGGTGCGCACCATCATCTCGAATGCACGGGAATACAGATAATCGCCGACCAATACGCTGGCCGCATTGCCCCACACCGCATTGGCCGATTCCTTGCCGCGGCGCAGGTCGGACTCGTCGACCACGTCGTCATGCAGCAAGGTCGCCGTATGGATGAACTCGATCACCGCGGCCAGAATCAGATGCCTGTCGGTCGCCTCGCCGAGCGCCTTCGCCGCGAGTAGCAGCAGCATCGGCCTGAGCCGCTTGCCGCCGTTGCCGACGATATAGTGGCCCATTTGATTGATCAGCACGACATCCGAGCTCAACTCGTTGATGATCAGTTGGTCGACGGCTCTGGCTTCGGTTTTCGTTAGACTCTTGATCGATTCGAAATCGATCGGCGCCATCGGACTCGGGGCGGTATGTGTTTGCAATGCCATGCTAATCGGTATGAGAATTGGGGAGTTATTTTTGATCGTAAAGCTGCAAATCCGCTGCATTTTGACGCTACGCTGTCCGAGATTTCCCGATGAACAGCAAATTCCCCCATCGTATTGAATAAGGTCTATTGATGTCAATAGCTTTTTTATGTTATCTTAATAAGGATCACTCACGGCCCGGCCAGATTTTGGTTGACGAGCCGTTAAATGCGAATATAATAGTCTGTTCACTTTTTACAGTAAATGCTTGACGGAGCTTACTCTGATGTATGCGGTAATTCAAACGGGTGGTAAACAGTACCGGGTGGCCGAAGGTACGACCTTGAAAATAGAAAAACTGGAACTCGGTACTGGCGACAGCGTTGAATTCGATAAGGTTCTGCTGGTCGGATCCGGCGATGCAGTCAAAGTCGGCGCGCCTTTCATCGAAGGCGGCAAAGTTTCCGCGACCGTATTGTCGCAAGGCCGCCACAAAAAGATCAAAATCATTAAATTCAGACGGCGTAAGCACCATATGAAACAAATGGGCCATCGCCAATATTACACGGAAGTCCGGATCACCGGTATTTCCGCATAATTCTCAAAGAGGTGCATTGTGGCTCATAAGAAAGCGGGTGGTAGTACTCGGAACGGTCGCGACTCGAACGCGAAAAGATTAGGCGTCAAGCGCTTCGGCGGCGAAGTCGTCAAAGCCGGCAACATCATCGTGCGCCAGCGTGGCACGCATTTCCATGCCGGCGACAACGTAGGCCTCGGCAAGGATCATACCCTGTTTGCAACGGCAGACGGCAAAGTCGTATTTCAGGTTAAAGGCGACAAAGGCCGTAAATTCGTCAGCGTCGTTGCTGCCTAAGCCAAAACCGAAATCCAGGGCAACTCCGTAAGTTATGCTTCGGGATTTGCGCTTAGCAGCCCGGAACTCCCCAAAAAAGCTCCGCCAATTCATCGCGGGGCTTTTTTTGTTTTAAACGATTGCAAACCTGCACGGCAGAGTTGATCAATGAAGTTTGTTGACGAAGCAGAAATACGCGTGGAAGCGGGCGATGGCGGCAACGGCGTCATCGGCTTCCGGCGCGAAAAATACATTCCGATGGGCGGCCCGGACGGCGGCGACGGCGGCGACGGCGGCAGCGTTTATCTGATCGCGGCCGAAAACGTCAACACGCTGGCCGATTTCCGCTATCACGCCGTGCATCGGGCCGAACGCGGCCAGAACGGCATGGCGCGCAACTGCACCGGCCGAAAAGGGGAAGACTGCTATGTCCCCGTCCCGCTCGGCACGCGCGTCAGCGATGCGGATACCGACGAAGTGATGGGCGAACTGCTCGCGGTGGGCGAGACCTTGCTGGTCGCAAAGGGCGGCTTTCATGGCCTCGGCAATACCCGCTTCAAAAGCAGCACCAACCGCGCTCCGCACAAAGCCAGCAAAGGCACGCCGGGCGAACACCGCAACCTGCTGCTCGAAATGACCCTGATTGCGGACGTCGGCCTGCTCGGCATGCCGAACGCAGGCAAGTCGAGCCTGATCCGCGCCGTCTCGTCCGCCCGCCCGAAGGTCGCCGATTATCCTTTCACCACCCTGCACCCAAATCTCGGCGTGGTCCGGATCGACGAGATGAAGAGCTTCGTGATCGCGGACATTCCGGGCGTCATCGAAGGCGCGGCCGAAGGCGCAGGACTCGGCCTGCAATTCCTGAAACATCTGTCGCGGACCGGCCTGCTACTGCATGTGATCGACATCGCGCCCTACGAGAGCAGCGACGATCCGGTCACTTCCGCCAAAAAAATCATCCACGAAATCGAACAGTGGAGCGACGACCTGGCGGACAAACCGCGCTGGCTGGTGCTGAACAAGATCGACATCGTGCCGCCCGACGAAGTCGACGCACACTGCGATACGATCGTCAAGGCATTGGACTGGGACGGGCCGGTCTACAAAATTTCGGCCACCAGCGGCGAAGGCACCCGCGAACTGATGTTTTCGATCATGGACTTTTTAGAAGAACGGCGGCGGAAAGACGACAGTGAAGAGGAATGATTTTTCGCATGTAAAACGCGTCGTCGTCAAAATCGGCAGCTCGCTGCTGACCAAAGGCGGCAAGGGCCTCGACCAAACCGCTATCGCCGGCTGGGTTGCCCAAATGGCGGGACTCCGCAAACAAGACATCGACGTGATCCTGGTCTCCTCCGGCTCGGTCGCCGAAGGCATGTGCCGCCTCGGACTGAAAACCCGCCCGAAAACGCTTCACGAACTGCAGGCTTCGGCCGCGGTCGGCCAAATGGGCCTGGTGCGCGTGTTCGACGACAATTTCCAGCAGCACGGACTGCATGCCGCCCAGGTCCTCCTGACCCACGACGATCTCTCCGACCGCCGCCGCTATTTGAACGCGCGCAGCACGTTGTTGACCCTGCTCGATTTCGGCGCCGTGCCGGTGATCAACGAAAACGACACGGTCGCGACCGAAGAAATCCGCTTTGGCGACAACGATACGCTGGCCGCGCTGGTCGCGAATCTGGTCGAAGCCGAACTTCTGATCATCCTGACCGACCAGCAGGGCCTGTTTACCGGCGACCCGACCGTTTACCCGGACGCCACCCTGGTTTCCGAAATCCGCGCGAACGACCCGACCCTTGACCGGATGGCCGGCGCAAGCCGCAGCGGCCTGGGACGCGGCGGCATGTATACGAAGGTCCGCGCAGCCCGTCTCGCTTCGCGCTCGGGCACCGCGACGGTGATTGCGCCCGGCGCCGCCGAACAGGTGATCAGCCGCGTGATGGAAGGCAAAAACATCGGCACCTATTTCGTGCCGGATCTGGAACCTTTGGTCGCCCGGAAACGCTGGCTGGCCGGCCAGCTGCAAATCAAGGGCCAACTGGTGCTCGATCCGGGCGCGGTGAAAGTCTTGAAGACCAACGGCAAAAGCCTCTTGGCAGCCGGCGTCAAATCGGTGTCGGGACGTTTCGAACGCGGCGAACTGGTTTCATGCGTCGACGAAGAAGGCATGGAAATCGCGCGCGGACTGGCCAATTACGGCAAAGCGGAAGCCGAACTGATCGCCGGCAAGAACAGCGCGGACTTTGAAAGGATTCTCGGCTATGCTGACGACGCGGAAATGATTCACCGCGACAATATGGTGTTGATTTAACCCCCCAAACCGCCCTTCTGGCAAAGAGAGCGGCGGATGCGCTTCGCTTATCCGCCCTACACATCCATACACATAGCCGCAATCCTCCGGAAACAAAAAAGGCCGAAACTCGAAGAGTTCGGCCCTTTTGGAAGCTATCGCCTTGCTACTTTATCTGCGTAAGGAATTACGCGAGCGCTTTGACTTTTGCGTTCAACCGGCTTTTGCTGCGGGCGGCCTTGTTTTTATGGATCAGACCTTTGTTCACGGCAGAATCAATGACAGGCACCGCAGTATTGTAAGCGGCTTGCGCTTTTTCCTTGTCGCCCGCGTTAACGGCGGCAATCACTTTTTTGATGAAAGTACGCAAGTTGCTGCGTTGTCCTGCGTTGCGAACACGGCTTTTTTCCGCTTGCTTCGCGCGCTTTTTAGCTTGTGCTGTATTAGCCATAGTGTCTCGACTCGTGCAAAAGTATCAAGGTAAGTTAAAAGACTGGTCATTATGCTGATAAATGTTATGATTGTCAAGAATTTAACTTTTTTTCGAATTGTTCTTGAACGGACAACTCCTCAAATCGACCGCGCTGGTCGGCGCCATGACCCTGATCTCCCGGCTGCTCGGTTTCGTCAGAGACATGCTGATCGCCCGCCTTTTCGGAGCCGATCCCGCTACGGACGCTTTTTTTGCCGCCTTCAAACTACCGAACTTCCTGCGCCGCCTGTTCGCCGAAGGCGCCTTCGCGCATGCGTTCGTGCCGGTGTTGACCGATTATAAGGAACATCACGGCCCGGCCGAATTAAAGGGATTTATCGATAAAACCGCCGGCACGCTGGCGCTAATTCTGTTTCTGATCACTGCCGCCGGGGTCATCGCCGCCCCGCTGCTGATCATGGGAATCGCGCCGGGTTTCGCCTGGCAAAGCGCCCGGCACGAGCTGGCCTCGCAGTTGCTGCGGATCAGCCTGCCTTATTTGTTTTTCATCTCTCTGACTGCGTTTGCCGGGGCGGTTTTGAACGCGCACGGCAAGTTCGCGCTGCCCGCCTTGACGCCGGTCTGGCTGAATATCGCGATGATCGCCGCCGCGCTCGAACTCGCGCCGCGGCTGGACGAACCGGTCACCGCGCTGGCCTGGGGCGTGTTCGCGGCGGGCATCGTGCAGCTGGCGTTCCAACTGCCCGCGCTGGTCCGTTTGGGGCTGCTGCCGCGCTTTCGCCCGGGCTTTGCCGACCCCGGCGTCAAAAAAGTGATCGGGCTGATGCTGCCGGCGATGTTCAGCGTCTCGGTCACCCAGATCAACCTGCTGTTCGATACGCTGATCGCCTCGCTATTGGCTGCCGGCAGCGTGTCCTGGCTGTATTATTCCGACCGGCTGGTCGAGTTTCCGCTCGGCATATTGGGCATCGCGGTCTCGACCGTGATTCTGCCGAATCTATCGAAAACCCATGCCGCCGGCGACCCCGCCGCGTTTTCCGCCGCGCTGGACTGGGGCCTGCGTCTGGTCTTGCTGATCGGATTGCCGGCGACGATGGGCCTGATCGTACTGGCCGAACCGCTGCTGTCCACGCTGTTCCAGTACGAGGCTTTCGGCGCCGATGACGTGCATTTCGCCGGAAAAAGCCTCAAGGCTTATGCGGCGGGCCTGCTGGGCTTCATCCTGATCAAAGTGCTCGCCCCGGCGTTTACCGCGCGGATGGATATCAAAACCCCGGTCCGCTACAGCATTTATGCGATGATCGCGAGTTTGCTCCTGAACATACTCGCGATCCCTTACGCGCATGCGGGGCTGGCGCTGGCGACGTCGCTTGGCGCTCTCCTCAATGCCGCCCTGCTGCTCGTCAAACTGCGGCGCGAGCGTATTTATCTGCCGGCCACCGGCTGGAGGCTTTTTTTAGTGCGCATTGGGCTCGCCACCGGCGTAATGTCGGCGGCTTTATACAGTCAAACCGATCCGAACGACTGGCTAGACGCAAGTTCGGGCAAAAGGGTTCTGCGGCTTTTGGAGTGGATAGGCATCGGCTTGCTGCTTTACGGGGCGACCTTATGGCTAACGGGCATGCGGACACCTCTTCCCACGATTAAAACGCGGACGGGCCGTTCGAACGGCTGACCGAAATCCGCCTTAGGACTCTGTGATTCCACCAAAGAAGAATAGAACAGCGCCGAGAAACGACGATAAAACGCTGTATAAAGAATGCGAAGGTACCTATGCCCAAAGGGAGAGAGGACTTATCCAGCGTTTTCTTAAAGCAAAGAAGCTCATGATTCACTGTTTTTGTAACATGCTGATAAAAAAGATCAATTAAGCGATCAGTTTTCAATCGTCGCCAACAGCGATAAAAAACCATAATTTTTGTCCAGTTTAAGAATGTTGATACGTCTTTAAGGAGGTAAACCACCACGGACCCCTTAAATATGAAAAAACATGCCTTGCCGTTAATCGCCGGTTTGCTGGCCAGCCCACTGATTCAAGCAGCGGAAACAGTGGCGATAGACATTCCCGCCCAATCGCTGTCTTCCGCGCTGGAACAATTAGGCCGTCAGACCAACTTGCAAATCCTGTATCCGGCCGAGGCCATTGCCGGTAAAACTTCACCCGGCGTTTCCGGGCACTATTCGCCGCGACAAATATTGGACAAACTCCTGGCCGGTTCGAATTTGAATTATCAATTCGTCGATCCCGGCACCGTTACTATCAAAAAAAGCACGCCCGGCGGCGCCCCTAGCGCGGCCCAACTCGACGAAGTCTTCGTTACCGCCACCAAGACCGAGCGCGATATTTCCGAGGTGCCGGCCACCGTGGCGACCGTCGAGGCCAAACAAATCGAAAACATGTATAGCCGCGATAGCGGCGATTTGCTGACTCGCTCGGCCGGTATCGACATCGCCCGTTCCGGTAGTTCCGGCATATCGACGCTGAATATTCGCGGCACCGGCTCCCGACGTTCGTCGGTATTGGTCAATGGTCAATACGCGGAATTCCTCGATATCGGCATCGGTAACCAAAATACGCTGCAGACTATCGATTGGGACAACATCGAACGTCTGGAAGTGGTACGTGGTGCCGGTTCCGCGCTATACGGTCCCAATGCGATGGGCGGCGTAGTCAACGTCATTACTAAAGATGCGCCGGAAGAAAAAAGCGTTACCCGGCCGTTCTTCGTGTTCGACAGCTTGCCGACTTATGGCGGCGGCATCTCGACCGGCGGCACCCTGGATGCCTTTACCTATCAACTGAATTTCAAACATTTGAATTCGGATGGCTATAAAGCTTCACCGACGCTATCTTTTTATCCGGGCAACACGATGACGACCACGCTTTCTCAACAGAAGGGCGCCTGGGACAGAACCATGTTGGGAGGTAAATTAGGCTACAAACTGTCCGACCGCGACAAAGTCAATTTTGCTTTCAACTACATGGACGAATCGACGCTGTCCTTCGACCGTCCCCATACCCCGCAGAACGGTAGTTACGGTCAGTACAGTCTGGA
The genomic region above belongs to Methylomicrobium agile and contains:
- a CDS encoding cupin domain-containing protein, with the protein product MPQITIEHNPSEERLQELGVADWAIWEKEVSRFPIDFDETETAYILEGEILVTPEGGEPVRILPGDLVVFPAGLNSQWEVVKPLRKHYSYD
- the ispB gene encoding octaprenyl diphosphate synthase, which codes for MALQTHTAPSPMAPIDFESIKSLTKTEARAVDQLIINELSSDVVLINQMGHYIVGNGGKRLRPMLLLLAAKALGEATDRHLILAAVIEFIHTATLLHDDVVDESDLRRGKESANAVWGNAASVLVGDYLYSRAFEMMVRTGNMRVMEILSKTTTLIAEGEVLQLLNCNNPETTETKYLEVISRKTAILFSAATRLGAVISGASPATEEGLAKYGQHLGIAFQLIDDALDYKANQDELGKNLGDDLAEGKPTLPLIHAIQNGSESDAKIVIDAIRNGKRELFNEVYAVVQRTQAIAYTEKRADEEAEKAIEALDVLSESDYKDALIQLAKFSVQRNY
- the rplU gene encoding 50S ribosomal protein L21, with product MYAVIQTGGKQYRVAEGTTLKIEKLELGTGDSVEFDKVLLVGSGDAVKVGAPFIEGGKVSATVLSQGRHKKIKIIKFRRRKHHMKQMGHRQYYTEVRITGISA
- the rpmA gene encoding 50S ribosomal protein L27 translates to MAHKKAGGSTRNGRDSNAKRLGVKRFGGEVVKAGNIIVRQRGTHFHAGDNVGLGKDHTLFATADGKVVFQVKGDKGRKFVSVVAA
- the cgtA gene encoding Obg family GTPase CgtA, whose translation is MKFVDEAEIRVEAGDGGNGVIGFRREKYIPMGGPDGGDGGDGGSVYLIAAENVNTLADFRYHAVHRAERGQNGMARNCTGRKGEDCYVPVPLGTRVSDADTDEVMGELLAVGETLLVAKGGFHGLGNTRFKSSTNRAPHKASKGTPGEHRNLLLEMTLIADVGLLGMPNAGKSSLIRAVSSARPKVADYPFTTLHPNLGVVRIDEMKSFVIADIPGVIEGAAEGAGLGLQFLKHLSRTGLLLHVIDIAPYESSDDPVTSAKKIIHEIEQWSDDLADKPRWLVLNKIDIVPPDEVDAHCDTIVKALDWDGPVYKISATSGEGTRELMFSIMDFLEERRRKDDSEEE
- the proB gene encoding glutamate 5-kinase, with translation MKRNDFSHVKRVVVKIGSSLLTKGGKGLDQTAIAGWVAQMAGLRKQDIDVILVSSGSVAEGMCRLGLKTRPKTLHELQASAAVGQMGLVRVFDDNFQQHGLHAAQVLLTHDDLSDRRRYLNARSTLLTLLDFGAVPVINENDTVATEEIRFGDNDTLAALVANLVEAELLIILTDQQGLFTGDPTVYPDATLVSEIRANDPTLDRMAGASRSGLGRGGMYTKVRAARLASRSGTATVIAPGAAEQVISRVMEGKNIGTYFVPDLEPLVARKRWLAGQLQIKGQLVLDPGAVKVLKTNGKSLLAAGVKSVSGRFERGELVSCVDEEGMEIARGLANYGKAEAELIAGKNSADFERILGYADDAEMIHRDNMVLI
- the rpsT gene encoding 30S ribosomal protein S20: MANTAQAKKRAKQAEKSRVRNAGQRSNLRTFIKKVIAAVNAGDKEKAQAAYNTAVPVIDSAVNKGLIHKNKAARSKSRLNAKVKALA
- the murJ gene encoding murein biosynthesis integral membrane protein MurJ, which produces MNGQLLKSTALVGAMTLISRLLGFVRDMLIARLFGADPATDAFFAAFKLPNFLRRLFAEGAFAHAFVPVLTDYKEHHGPAELKGFIDKTAGTLALILFLITAAGVIAAPLLIMGIAPGFAWQSARHELASQLLRISLPYLFFISLTAFAGAVLNAHGKFALPALTPVWLNIAMIAAALELAPRLDEPVTALAWGVFAAGIVQLAFQLPALVRLGLLPRFRPGFADPGVKKVIGLMLPAMFSVSVTQINLLFDTLIASLLAAGSVSWLYYSDRLVEFPLGILGIAVSTVILPNLSKTHAAGDPAAFSAALDWGLRLVLLIGLPATMGLIVLAEPLLSTLFQYEAFGADDVHFAGKSLKAYAAGLLGFILIKVLAPAFTARMDIKTPVRYSIYAMIASLLLNILAIPYAHAGLALATSLGALLNAALLLVKLRRERIYLPATGWRLFLVRIGLATGVMSAALYSQTDPNDWLDASSGKRVLRLLEWIGIGLLLYGATLWLTGMRTPLPTIKTRTGRSNG